Proteins from a genomic interval of Bos mutus isolate GX-2022 chromosome 15, NWIPB_WYAK_1.1, whole genome shotgun sequence:
- the LOC102269770 gene encoding LOW QUALITY PROTEIN: olfactory receptor 5M8-like (The sequence of the model RefSeq protein was modified relative to this genomic sequence to represent the inferred CDS: inserted 2 bases in 1 codon) — MSSANRNYEKNFTLMTELILLGLSGTQELQIIFFVLFFTIYMVTVAGNLGIIVLIRVNACLHTPMYFFLSHLSFVDLCFSSNVTPEMLGIFLSERKTISYTACMVQCCFFIALVHVGIYILAVMAFDQYMDICNPLLHGSRTSKSVCTSLIMVSYVYGSLTGLMETMWTYNLAFCGRNEINHFYCADPPLIKLACSNTYNKELSMFVVAGFNFTCSFFIILISYIYIFPATLRIHSTEGRCKASPPVAXHLRAVTVCYTTLFFMYLRPPSEDSVQQGKMVAVFYTTVILMLNPVIYSLRSKDVKEAFIKELFIRKLLFINK, encoded by the exons atgtcatctgcaaaca GAAATTATGAGAAGAACTTCACATTAATGACTGAGTTAATTCTCCTTGGACTATCTGGTACCCAGGAATTGCAGATTATCTTCTTTGTGCTGTTTTTCACCATTTATATGGTCACAGTGGCAGGAAATCTTGGCATAATTGTCCTCATCAGGGTCAATGCctgcctccacacccccatgtactttttcctgAGCCACTTATCCTTCGTGGATCTGTGTTTCTCTTCCAATGTGACTCCAGAGATGTTGGGAATTTTCTTATCAGAGCGGAAAACCATTTCTTATACAGCTTGCATGGTTCAGTGCTGCTTTTTTATTGCCTTGGTCCATGTAGGGATCTACATCCTGGCTGTCATGGCCTTTGATCAGTACATGGACATTTGCAACCCCTTGCTTCATGGCAGCAGAACGTCTAAAAGTGTGTGCACGTCCCTCATCATGGTGTCTTATGTATATGGATCTCTCACTGGCCTTATGGAAACCATGTGGACCTACAACCTAGCCTTTTGTGGTCGCAATGAAATTAATCACTTCTACTGTGCTGACCCACCACTGATTAAGCTGGCTTGTTCCAACACCTATAATAAAGAGTTGTCCATGTTTGTTGTGGCTGGTTTTAACTTCACTTGTTCTTTCTTCATCATCCTCATTTCTTACATCTACATTTTTCCTGCCACATTGAGGATTCATTCGACAGAAGGCAGGTGCAAAGCTTCTCCACCTGTGGC CCATCTGAGAGCTGTCACTGTCTGCTATACAACTCTTTTCTTCATGTACCTTAGACCCCCTTCAGAAGACTCTGTGCAGCAGGGGAAAATGGTGGCTGTGTTTTATACCACAGTGATCCTCATGTTGAATCCCGTGATCTACAGTCTGAGGAGCAAGGATGTGAAAGAAGCTTTTATTAAAGAATTGTTCATCAGGAAActgctttttattaataaataa